One Odocoileus virginianus isolate 20LAN1187 ecotype Illinois chromosome 4, Ovbor_1.2, whole genome shotgun sequence DNA segment encodes these proteins:
- the SEMA5B gene encoding semaphorin-5B isoform X1, with protein MVFPGPLAVTLLVVHLASSQDVASEASGEQQLCSLREHPIVAFADLKPWVSNFTYPGAQDFSQLALDPSRNQLIVGARNYLFRLSLANVSLLQATEWASNEDTRRSCQSKGKTEEECQNYVRVLIVTGRKVFMCGTNAFSPVCSSRQVGNLSRTVEKINGVARCPYDPRHNSTAVISSQGELYAATVIDFSGRDPAIYRSLGSRPPLRTAQYNSKWLNEPNFVAAYDIGLFAYFFLRENAVEHDCGRTVYSRVARVCKNDVGGRFLLEDTWTTFMKARLNCSRPGEVPFYYNELQSAFHLPEQDLIYGVFTTNVNSIAASAVCAFNLTAISQAFSGPFRYQENPRAAWLPIANPIPNFQCGTLPEVGPNENLTERSLQDAQRLFLMSEAVQPVTPEPCVTQDSVRFSHLVVDLVQAKDTLYHVLYIGTESGTILKALSTTSRSLRGCYLEELHVLPPGRREPLRSLRIAHSARALFVGLRDGVLRVPLERCDAYRSQGACLGARDPYCGWDGKQQRCSTLEDSSNMSLWTQNITACPVRNVTRDGGFGPWSPWQPCEHLDGDNSGSCLCRSRACDSPRPRCGGLDCLGPAIHIANCSRNGAWTPWSSWALCSTSCGIGFQVRQRSCSNPAPRHGGRICVGKSREERFCNENTPCPVPIFWASWGSWSKCSSNCGGGVQSRRRTCENGNSCPGCGVEFKTCNPEACPEVRRNTPWTPWLPVNVTQGGARQEQRFRFTCRAPLPDPHGLQFGRRRMETRTCPADGSGACDTDALVEDLLRSGGASPLTVSGGWAAWGPWSSCSRDCELGFRVRKRTCTNPEPRNGGLPCVGDAAEYQDCNPHACPVRGAWSCWTAWSPCSASCGGGHYQRTRSCTSPAPSPGEDICLGLHTEEALCSTQACPEGWSPWSEWSACTEDGVQSRDRHCEELVPGPSACAGNSSQSRPCPYSEIPVILPASSVDETTSCGGFSLIHLVATGISCFLGSGLLTLAVYLSCQHCQHQSQESTLVHPATPNHLHYKAGGTPKNEKYTPMEFKTLNKNNLIPDDRANFYPLQQTNVYTTTYYPSPLNKHSFRPEASPGQRCFPNS; from the exons GAACTACCTCTTCAGACTCAGCCTTGCCAATGTCTCCCTCCTTCAG gccacagagtgGGCCTCCAACGAGGACACGCGCCGCTCCTGCCAAAGCAAAGGGAAGACCGAG GAGGAATGTCAGAACTACGTGCGAGTGCTGATTGTCACTGGCCGCAAAGTGTTCATGTGTGGGACCAATGCCTTTTCTCCAGTGTGCTCCAGCAGACAG GTGGGGAACCTCAGCCGGACAGTGGAGAAGATCAACGGTGTGGCCCGCTGCCCCTATGACCCACGCCACAACTCCACGGCTGTCATCTCCTCCCAGGGGGAGCTCTATGCTGCCACGGTCATTGACTTCTCAGGTCGGGACCCCGCTATCTATCGCAGCCTGGGCAGCCGGCCACCACTTCGCACCGCCCAGTATAACTCCaagtggcttaatg AGCCAAACTTTGTTGCAGCCTATGATATCGGGCTATTTGCGTACTTCTTCCTGCGGGAGAACGCGGTGGAGCACGACTGTGGACGCACCGTATACTCTCGTGTGGCCCGCGTGTGCAAGAACGATGTGGGGGGCCGCTTCCTGCTGGAGGACACTTGGACCACATTCATGAAGGCCCGGCTCAACTGCTCCCGCCCGGGCGAGGTCCCCTTCTACTACAACGAGCTGCAGAGTGCCTTCCACCTGCCCGAGCAGGACCTCATCTACGGGGTCTTCACTACCAACGT AAACAGCATCGCTGCATCTGCTGTCTGCGCCTTCAATCTCACTGCCATCTCTCAGGCTTTCAGTGGTCCGTTTCGCTACCAGGAGAACCCCAGGGCTGCCTGGCTCCCCATCGCCAACCCCATCCCCAATTTCCAG TGCGGCACCCTGCCAGAGGTGGGCCCCAACGAGAACCTGACGGAGCGCAGCCTGCAGGACGCACAGCGCCTGTTCCTGATGAGCGAGGCCGTGCAGCCGGTGACACCCGAGCCTTGCGTCACCCAAGACAGCGTGCGCTTCTCACACCTCGTGGTGGACCTTGTGCAGGCCAAGGACACGCTCTACCACGTGCTCTACATCGGCACGG AGTCGGGCACCATCCTGAAGGCGCTGTCCACGACGAGCCGCAGCCTCCGTGGTTGCTACCTGGAGGAGCTGCACGTGCTGCCCCCCGGGCGCCGGGAGCCACTGCGCAGCCTGCGCATCGCGCACAGCGCCCGCGCGCTCTTTGTGGGGCTGAGGGACGGCGTGCTGCGAGTCCCACTGGAGAGGTGCGACGCCTACCGCAGCCAGGG GGCCTGCCTGGGGGCACGGGACCCGTACTGCGGCTGGGATGGAAAGCAGCAACGTTGCAGCACTCTCGAGGACAGCTCCAACATGAGCCTCTGGACCCAGAACATCACAGCATGTCCT GTGCGAAATGTGACTCGGGATGGGGGCTTCGGCCCATGGTCACCATGGCAACCATGTGAGCACTTGGATGGGGACAACTCAGGCTCTTGCTTGTGTCGGTCCCGAGCCTGTGACTCCCCTCGACCCCGCTGTGGGGGCCTCGACTGCCTGGGGCCAGCCATTCACATTGCCAACTGCTCCAG GAACGGGGCGTGGACACCCTGGTCGTCTTGGGCCCTGTGCAGCACCTCCTGTGGGATCGGATTCCAGGTCCGCCAGCGAAGCTGCAGCAACCCTGCGCCGCGCCACGGGGGCCGCATCTGCGTGGGCAAGAGCCGGGAGGAGCG GTTCTGTAACGAAAACACGCCTTGCCCGGTGCCCATCTTCTGGGCATCCTGGGGCTCCTGGAGCAAGTGCAGCAGCAACTGTGGGGGCGGCGTGCAGTCGCGCCGTCGGACCTGTGAGAACGGCAACTCCTGCCCCGGCTGCGGCGTG GAGTTCAAGACGTGCAACCCCGAGGCCTGCCCCGAAGTGCGGCGCAACACGCCGTGGACGCCGTGGCTGCCGGTGAACGTGACCCAGGGCGGGGCGCGGCAGGAGCAGCGCTTCCGCTTCACTTGCCGCGCGCCGCTGCCGGACCCCCACGGGCTGCAGTTTGGCCGGAGGAGGATGGAAACCCGAACCTGCCCGGCGGACGGCTCTGGAGCCTGCGACACTGACG CCCTGGTGGAGGATCTCCTGCGCAGCGGGGGCGCCTCCCCGCTCACGGTGAGCGGGGGCTGGGCTGCTTGGGGCCCATGGTCCTCCTGCTCCCGGGATTGTGAGCTGGGTTTCCGCGTCCGCAAGAGAACATGCACGAACCCCGAGCCCCGCAACGGGGGCCTGCCCTGCGTGGGTGACGCCGCCGAGTATCAGGACTGCAACCCGCACGCTTGTCCAG TGCGGGGTGCCTGGTCTTGCTGGACCGCTTGGTCCCCATGCTCAGCCTCCTGTGGTGGCGGCCACTACCAACGTACCCGTTCCTGCACCAGCCCCGCGCCTTCCCCCGGCGAGGACATTTGTCTCGGGCTGCACACGGAGGAGGCGCTGTGTTCCACGCAGGCCTGCCCAG AAGGCTGGTCACCGTGGTCTGAGTGGAGTGCGTGCACTGAGGACGGAGTACAGAGCCGTGACAGACACTGTGAGGAGCTGGTCCCTGGGCCCAGCGCTTGTGCTGGAAACAGCAGCCAGAGCCGCCCCTGCCCTTACAGCGAGATTCCCG TGATCCTGCCTGCCTCCAGTGTGGATGAGACCACCAGCTGTGGAG GGTTCAGCCTTATCCACCTGGTGGCCACAGGTATCTCCTGcttcctgggctctgggctgCTGACCTTGGCAGTGTACCTGTCCTGCCAGCATTGCCAGCACCAGTCCCAGGAGTCTACGCTCGTCCATCCTGCCACCCCCAACCACCTGCACTACAAGGCTGGGGGCACCCCCAAGAATGAGAAGTACACACCCATGGAATTCAAG accCTGAACAAGAATAACCTGATCCCTGATGACAGAGCCAACTTCTACCCGTTGCAGCAGACCAACGTGTACACGACCACCTACTACCCAAGCCCACTGAACAAACACAGCTTCCGGCCTGAGGCCTCACCTGGACAACGGTGCTTCCCCAACAGCTGA
- the SEMA5B gene encoding semaphorin-5B isoform X2 — MRNYLFRLSLANVSLLQATEWASNEDTRRSCQSKGKTEEECQNYVRVLIVTGRKVFMCGTNAFSPVCSSRQVGNLSRTVEKINGVARCPYDPRHNSTAVISSQGELYAATVIDFSGRDPAIYRSLGSRPPLRTAQYNSKWLNEPNFVAAYDIGLFAYFFLRENAVEHDCGRTVYSRVARVCKNDVGGRFLLEDTWTTFMKARLNCSRPGEVPFYYNELQSAFHLPEQDLIYGVFTTNVNSIAASAVCAFNLTAISQAFSGPFRYQENPRAAWLPIANPIPNFQCGTLPEVGPNENLTERSLQDAQRLFLMSEAVQPVTPEPCVTQDSVRFSHLVVDLVQAKDTLYHVLYIGTESGTILKALSTTSRSLRGCYLEELHVLPPGRREPLRSLRIAHSARALFVGLRDGVLRVPLERCDAYRSQGACLGARDPYCGWDGKQQRCSTLEDSSNMSLWTQNITACPVRNVTRDGGFGPWSPWQPCEHLDGDNSGSCLCRSRACDSPRPRCGGLDCLGPAIHIANCSRNGAWTPWSSWALCSTSCGIGFQVRQRSCSNPAPRHGGRICVGKSREERFCNENTPCPVPIFWASWGSWSKCSSNCGGGVQSRRRTCENGNSCPGCGVEFKTCNPEACPEVRRNTPWTPWLPVNVTQGGARQEQRFRFTCRAPLPDPHGLQFGRRRMETRTCPADGSGACDTDALVEDLLRSGGASPLTVSGGWAAWGPWSSCSRDCELGFRVRKRTCTNPEPRNGGLPCVGDAAEYQDCNPHACPVRGAWSCWTAWSPCSASCGGGHYQRTRSCTSPAPSPGEDICLGLHTEEALCSTQACPEGWSPWSEWSACTEDGVQSRDRHCEELVPGPSACAGNSSQSRPCPYSEIPVILPASSVDETTSCGGFSLIHLVATGISCFLGSGLLTLAVYLSCQHCQHQSQESTLVHPATPNHLHYKAGGTPKNEKYTPMEFKTLNKNNLIPDDRANFYPLQQTNVYTTTYYPSPLNKHSFRPEASPGQRCFPNS; from the exons GAACTACCTCTTCAGACTCAGCCTTGCCAATGTCTCCCTCCTTCAG gccacagagtgGGCCTCCAACGAGGACACGCGCCGCTCCTGCCAAAGCAAAGGGAAGACCGAG GAGGAATGTCAGAACTACGTGCGAGTGCTGATTGTCACTGGCCGCAAAGTGTTCATGTGTGGGACCAATGCCTTTTCTCCAGTGTGCTCCAGCAGACAG GTGGGGAACCTCAGCCGGACAGTGGAGAAGATCAACGGTGTGGCCCGCTGCCCCTATGACCCACGCCACAACTCCACGGCTGTCATCTCCTCCCAGGGGGAGCTCTATGCTGCCACGGTCATTGACTTCTCAGGTCGGGACCCCGCTATCTATCGCAGCCTGGGCAGCCGGCCACCACTTCGCACCGCCCAGTATAACTCCaagtggcttaatg AGCCAAACTTTGTTGCAGCCTATGATATCGGGCTATTTGCGTACTTCTTCCTGCGGGAGAACGCGGTGGAGCACGACTGTGGACGCACCGTATACTCTCGTGTGGCCCGCGTGTGCAAGAACGATGTGGGGGGCCGCTTCCTGCTGGAGGACACTTGGACCACATTCATGAAGGCCCGGCTCAACTGCTCCCGCCCGGGCGAGGTCCCCTTCTACTACAACGAGCTGCAGAGTGCCTTCCACCTGCCCGAGCAGGACCTCATCTACGGGGTCTTCACTACCAACGT AAACAGCATCGCTGCATCTGCTGTCTGCGCCTTCAATCTCACTGCCATCTCTCAGGCTTTCAGTGGTCCGTTTCGCTACCAGGAGAACCCCAGGGCTGCCTGGCTCCCCATCGCCAACCCCATCCCCAATTTCCAG TGCGGCACCCTGCCAGAGGTGGGCCCCAACGAGAACCTGACGGAGCGCAGCCTGCAGGACGCACAGCGCCTGTTCCTGATGAGCGAGGCCGTGCAGCCGGTGACACCCGAGCCTTGCGTCACCCAAGACAGCGTGCGCTTCTCACACCTCGTGGTGGACCTTGTGCAGGCCAAGGACACGCTCTACCACGTGCTCTACATCGGCACGG AGTCGGGCACCATCCTGAAGGCGCTGTCCACGACGAGCCGCAGCCTCCGTGGTTGCTACCTGGAGGAGCTGCACGTGCTGCCCCCCGGGCGCCGGGAGCCACTGCGCAGCCTGCGCATCGCGCACAGCGCCCGCGCGCTCTTTGTGGGGCTGAGGGACGGCGTGCTGCGAGTCCCACTGGAGAGGTGCGACGCCTACCGCAGCCAGGG GGCCTGCCTGGGGGCACGGGACCCGTACTGCGGCTGGGATGGAAAGCAGCAACGTTGCAGCACTCTCGAGGACAGCTCCAACATGAGCCTCTGGACCCAGAACATCACAGCATGTCCT GTGCGAAATGTGACTCGGGATGGGGGCTTCGGCCCATGGTCACCATGGCAACCATGTGAGCACTTGGATGGGGACAACTCAGGCTCTTGCTTGTGTCGGTCCCGAGCCTGTGACTCCCCTCGACCCCGCTGTGGGGGCCTCGACTGCCTGGGGCCAGCCATTCACATTGCCAACTGCTCCAG GAACGGGGCGTGGACACCCTGGTCGTCTTGGGCCCTGTGCAGCACCTCCTGTGGGATCGGATTCCAGGTCCGCCAGCGAAGCTGCAGCAACCCTGCGCCGCGCCACGGGGGCCGCATCTGCGTGGGCAAGAGCCGGGAGGAGCG GTTCTGTAACGAAAACACGCCTTGCCCGGTGCCCATCTTCTGGGCATCCTGGGGCTCCTGGAGCAAGTGCAGCAGCAACTGTGGGGGCGGCGTGCAGTCGCGCCGTCGGACCTGTGAGAACGGCAACTCCTGCCCCGGCTGCGGCGTG GAGTTCAAGACGTGCAACCCCGAGGCCTGCCCCGAAGTGCGGCGCAACACGCCGTGGACGCCGTGGCTGCCGGTGAACGTGACCCAGGGCGGGGCGCGGCAGGAGCAGCGCTTCCGCTTCACTTGCCGCGCGCCGCTGCCGGACCCCCACGGGCTGCAGTTTGGCCGGAGGAGGATGGAAACCCGAACCTGCCCGGCGGACGGCTCTGGAGCCTGCGACACTGACG CCCTGGTGGAGGATCTCCTGCGCAGCGGGGGCGCCTCCCCGCTCACGGTGAGCGGGGGCTGGGCTGCTTGGGGCCCATGGTCCTCCTGCTCCCGGGATTGTGAGCTGGGTTTCCGCGTCCGCAAGAGAACATGCACGAACCCCGAGCCCCGCAACGGGGGCCTGCCCTGCGTGGGTGACGCCGCCGAGTATCAGGACTGCAACCCGCACGCTTGTCCAG TGCGGGGTGCCTGGTCTTGCTGGACCGCTTGGTCCCCATGCTCAGCCTCCTGTGGTGGCGGCCACTACCAACGTACCCGTTCCTGCACCAGCCCCGCGCCTTCCCCCGGCGAGGACATTTGTCTCGGGCTGCACACGGAGGAGGCGCTGTGTTCCACGCAGGCCTGCCCAG AAGGCTGGTCACCGTGGTCTGAGTGGAGTGCGTGCACTGAGGACGGAGTACAGAGCCGTGACAGACACTGTGAGGAGCTGGTCCCTGGGCCCAGCGCTTGTGCTGGAAACAGCAGCCAGAGCCGCCCCTGCCCTTACAGCGAGATTCCCG TGATCCTGCCTGCCTCCAGTGTGGATGAGACCACCAGCTGTGGAG GGTTCAGCCTTATCCACCTGGTGGCCACAGGTATCTCCTGcttcctgggctctgggctgCTGACCTTGGCAGTGTACCTGTCCTGCCAGCATTGCCAGCACCAGTCCCAGGAGTCTACGCTCGTCCATCCTGCCACCCCCAACCACCTGCACTACAAGGCTGGGGGCACCCCCAAGAATGAGAAGTACACACCCATGGAATTCAAG accCTGAACAAGAATAACCTGATCCCTGATGACAGAGCCAACTTCTACCCGTTGCAGCAGACCAACGTGTACACGACCACCTACTACCCAAGCCCACTGAACAAACACAGCTTCCGGCCTGAGGCCTCACCTGGACAACGGTGCTTCCCCAACAGCTGA
- the SEMA5B gene encoding semaphorin-5B isoform X3 produces MVFPGPLAVTLLVVHLASSQDVASEASGEQQLCSLREHPIVAFADLKPWVSNFTYPGAQDFSQLALDPSRNQLIVGARNYLFRLSLANVSLLQATEWASNEDTRRSCQSKGKTEEECQNYVRVLIVTGRKVFMCGTNAFSPVCSSRQVGNLSRTVEKINGVARCPYDPRHNSTAVISSQGELYAATVIDFSGRDPAIYRSLGSRPPLRTAQYNSKWLNEPNFVAAYDIGLFAYFFLRENAVEHDCGRTVYSRVARVCKNDVGGRFLLEDTWTTFMKARLNCSRPGEVPFYYNELQSAFHLPEQDLIYGVFTTNVNSIAASAVCAFNLTAISQAFSGPFRYQENPRAAWLPIANPIPNFQCGTLPEVGPNENLTERSLQDAQRLFLMSEAVQPVTPEPCVTQDSVRFSHLVVDLVQAKDTLYHVLYIGTESGTILKALSTTSRSLRGCYLEELHVLPPGRREPLRSLRIAHSARALFVGLRDGVLRVPLERCDAYRSQGACLGARDPYCGWDGKQQRCSTLEDSSNMSLWTQNITACPVRNVTRDGGFGPWSPWQPCEHLDGDNSGSCLCRSRACDSPRPRCGGLDCLGPAIHIANCSRNGAWTPWSSWALCSTSCGIGFQVRQRSCSNPAPRHGGRICVGKSREERFCNENTPCPVPIFWASWGSWSKCSSNCGGGVQSRRRTCENGNSCPGCGVEFKTCNPEACPEVRRNTPWTPWLPVNVTQGGARQEQRFRFTCRAPLPDPHGLQFGRRRMETRTCPADGSGACDTDALVEDLLRSGGASPLTVSGGWAAWGPWSSCSRDCELGFRVRKRTCTNPEPRNGGLPCVGDAAEYQDCNPHACPVRGAWSCWTAWSPCSASCGGGHYQRTRSCTSPAPSPGEDICLGLHTEEALCSTQACPEGWSPWSEWSACTEDGVQSRDRHCEELVPGPSACAGNSSQSRPCPYSEIPAPQVTADPGVLQERHTEP; encoded by the exons GAACTACCTCTTCAGACTCAGCCTTGCCAATGTCTCCCTCCTTCAG gccacagagtgGGCCTCCAACGAGGACACGCGCCGCTCCTGCCAAAGCAAAGGGAAGACCGAG GAGGAATGTCAGAACTACGTGCGAGTGCTGATTGTCACTGGCCGCAAAGTGTTCATGTGTGGGACCAATGCCTTTTCTCCAGTGTGCTCCAGCAGACAG GTGGGGAACCTCAGCCGGACAGTGGAGAAGATCAACGGTGTGGCCCGCTGCCCCTATGACCCACGCCACAACTCCACGGCTGTCATCTCCTCCCAGGGGGAGCTCTATGCTGCCACGGTCATTGACTTCTCAGGTCGGGACCCCGCTATCTATCGCAGCCTGGGCAGCCGGCCACCACTTCGCACCGCCCAGTATAACTCCaagtggcttaatg AGCCAAACTTTGTTGCAGCCTATGATATCGGGCTATTTGCGTACTTCTTCCTGCGGGAGAACGCGGTGGAGCACGACTGTGGACGCACCGTATACTCTCGTGTGGCCCGCGTGTGCAAGAACGATGTGGGGGGCCGCTTCCTGCTGGAGGACACTTGGACCACATTCATGAAGGCCCGGCTCAACTGCTCCCGCCCGGGCGAGGTCCCCTTCTACTACAACGAGCTGCAGAGTGCCTTCCACCTGCCCGAGCAGGACCTCATCTACGGGGTCTTCACTACCAACGT AAACAGCATCGCTGCATCTGCTGTCTGCGCCTTCAATCTCACTGCCATCTCTCAGGCTTTCAGTGGTCCGTTTCGCTACCAGGAGAACCCCAGGGCTGCCTGGCTCCCCATCGCCAACCCCATCCCCAATTTCCAG TGCGGCACCCTGCCAGAGGTGGGCCCCAACGAGAACCTGACGGAGCGCAGCCTGCAGGACGCACAGCGCCTGTTCCTGATGAGCGAGGCCGTGCAGCCGGTGACACCCGAGCCTTGCGTCACCCAAGACAGCGTGCGCTTCTCACACCTCGTGGTGGACCTTGTGCAGGCCAAGGACACGCTCTACCACGTGCTCTACATCGGCACGG AGTCGGGCACCATCCTGAAGGCGCTGTCCACGACGAGCCGCAGCCTCCGTGGTTGCTACCTGGAGGAGCTGCACGTGCTGCCCCCCGGGCGCCGGGAGCCACTGCGCAGCCTGCGCATCGCGCACAGCGCCCGCGCGCTCTTTGTGGGGCTGAGGGACGGCGTGCTGCGAGTCCCACTGGAGAGGTGCGACGCCTACCGCAGCCAGGG GGCCTGCCTGGGGGCACGGGACCCGTACTGCGGCTGGGATGGAAAGCAGCAACGTTGCAGCACTCTCGAGGACAGCTCCAACATGAGCCTCTGGACCCAGAACATCACAGCATGTCCT GTGCGAAATGTGACTCGGGATGGGGGCTTCGGCCCATGGTCACCATGGCAACCATGTGAGCACTTGGATGGGGACAACTCAGGCTCTTGCTTGTGTCGGTCCCGAGCCTGTGACTCCCCTCGACCCCGCTGTGGGGGCCTCGACTGCCTGGGGCCAGCCATTCACATTGCCAACTGCTCCAG GAACGGGGCGTGGACACCCTGGTCGTCTTGGGCCCTGTGCAGCACCTCCTGTGGGATCGGATTCCAGGTCCGCCAGCGAAGCTGCAGCAACCCTGCGCCGCGCCACGGGGGCCGCATCTGCGTGGGCAAGAGCCGGGAGGAGCG GTTCTGTAACGAAAACACGCCTTGCCCGGTGCCCATCTTCTGGGCATCCTGGGGCTCCTGGAGCAAGTGCAGCAGCAACTGTGGGGGCGGCGTGCAGTCGCGCCGTCGGACCTGTGAGAACGGCAACTCCTGCCCCGGCTGCGGCGTG GAGTTCAAGACGTGCAACCCCGAGGCCTGCCCCGAAGTGCGGCGCAACACGCCGTGGACGCCGTGGCTGCCGGTGAACGTGACCCAGGGCGGGGCGCGGCAGGAGCAGCGCTTCCGCTTCACTTGCCGCGCGCCGCTGCCGGACCCCCACGGGCTGCAGTTTGGCCGGAGGAGGATGGAAACCCGAACCTGCCCGGCGGACGGCTCTGGAGCCTGCGACACTGACG CCCTGGTGGAGGATCTCCTGCGCAGCGGGGGCGCCTCCCCGCTCACGGTGAGCGGGGGCTGGGCTGCTTGGGGCCCATGGTCCTCCTGCTCCCGGGATTGTGAGCTGGGTTTCCGCGTCCGCAAGAGAACATGCACGAACCCCGAGCCCCGCAACGGGGGCCTGCCCTGCGTGGGTGACGCCGCCGAGTATCAGGACTGCAACCCGCACGCTTGTCCAG TGCGGGGTGCCTGGTCTTGCTGGACCGCTTGGTCCCCATGCTCAGCCTCCTGTGGTGGCGGCCACTACCAACGTACCCGTTCCTGCACCAGCCCCGCGCCTTCCCCCGGCGAGGACATTTGTCTCGGGCTGCACACGGAGGAGGCGCTGTGTTCCACGCAGGCCTGCCCAG AAGGCTGGTCACCGTGGTCTGAGTGGAGTGCGTGCACTGAGGACGGAGTACAGAGCCGTGACAGACACTGTGAGGAGCTGGTCCCTGGGCCCAGCGCTTGTGCTGGAAACAGCAGCCAGAGCCGCCCCTGCCCTTACAGCGAGATTCCCG CCCCACAGGTTACTGCTGACCCAGGGGTCCTTCAGGAGAGACACACCGAGCCCTAA